In Scyliorhinus canicula chromosome 18, sScyCan1.1, whole genome shotgun sequence, a single window of DNA contains:
- the LOC119952938 gene encoding cytochrome b-c1 complex subunit 10-like has translation MDCRALDENIYGRWEDSQKSLKIPTMATWGGVGCVALVYATDWKVIVDRIPYIRGKFKTE, from the exons ATGGATTGCAGAGCTTTGGATGAGAATATTTATGGAAGATGGGAGGACAGTCAGAAGAGCTTGAA GATTCCAACAATGGCAACATGGGGAGGTGTTGGTTGTGTGGCACTGGTGTACGCAACAGATTGGAAAGTAATAGTTGACCGTATCCCATATATAAGAGGGAAATTCAAGACTGAATGA